A stretch of Gemmatimonadaceae bacterium DNA encodes these proteins:
- a CDS encoding DUF72 domain-containing protein encodes MPSTVRIGTQGWNYDAWLGPFYPPDTRAADFLSVYARAFDTVEVDSTFYAVPPERTVQSWAERTSGHFTFALKMPQEITHEHKLRDCAHLTDQFFDRVRALGARLGPVLVQLGPEFGPSELPALAAFLPTLPRDIRVAIEFRQRAWIHEGVLALLAEHRVALALIDARWIPRRIMLALAEKPTADFAYIRWMGPDRDIVDYSRIQADRTRELESWADAIMMLAQKVTAVYGYANNHFAGHSPATARQLQRLLGQHPVDPSELGEQMSLF; translated from the coding sequence ATGCCTTCCACGGTGCGGATCGGAACACAAGGCTGGAACTATGATGCCTGGCTGGGACCGTTCTATCCACCCGATACACGCGCGGCTGATTTTCTTTCGGTGTACGCTCGCGCGTTCGACACCGTCGAAGTCGATTCGACGTTCTATGCGGTTCCACCGGAACGCACCGTGCAAAGTTGGGCCGAGCGCACTTCCGGACACTTCACGTTCGCGCTCAAGATGCCGCAGGAAATTACGCACGAACACAAGCTGCGCGACTGCGCCCACCTCACCGATCAATTCTTCGATCGGGTCCGCGCACTCGGCGCCAGACTCGGGCCGGTGCTGGTTCAGCTCGGCCCGGAGTTCGGGCCATCCGAGCTGCCCGCACTGGCGGCATTTCTTCCGACGCTGCCTCGCGACATCCGCGTCGCCATCGAGTTCCGCCAGCGCGCATGGATACACGAAGGCGTGCTCGCCCTGCTCGCCGAACACCGGGTGGCGTTGGCACTCATCGATGCGCGATGGATCCCCCGTCGCATAATGCTTGCACTGGCGGAGAAGCCGACAGCGGATTTTGCGTACATTCGGTGGATGGGCCCCGATCGTGACATCGTCGACTATTCGCGCATTCAGGCGGACCGCACTCGCGAGCTCGAGTCGTGGGCGGACGCCATCATGATGCTCGCGCAGAAGGTGACGGCGGTGTACGGGTACGCGAACAACCATTTCGCCGGACACAGTCCCGCGACGGCCCGCCAACTTCAACGCCTGCTCGGACAGCATCCGGTGGACCCGAGTGAGTTGGGCGAGCAGATGTCCCTCTTTTGA
- a CDS encoding universal stress protein, giving the protein MYTRILVPLENSPYDDAILDHVRALARLCHASIILIHVADGWAARNLRQLDLRESEEMRADREYLSRIAAALEADGLDVDAVLANGDPAREIADAAARERCDLIAMSTHGHRFFSDLIYGSVADGVRHKSDVPVLLVRGSKVPRSTSEAPFKPAEPRTS; this is encoded by the coding sequence ATGTACACGCGCATTCTGGTCCCGCTCGAGAATTCGCCGTACGACGACGCGATCCTGGATCACGTCCGCGCACTCGCGCGACTCTGCCACGCGTCCATCATCCTCATCCACGTGGCCGATGGATGGGCCGCGCGCAATCTGCGGCAACTGGACCTGCGCGAAAGCGAAGAAATGCGCGCGGATCGCGAGTATTTGAGCCGCATCGCCGCGGCGCTCGAAGCGGACGGCCTCGACGTGGATGCCGTGCTCGCCAACGGCGATCCCGCGCGCGAGATCGCCGATGCGGCAGCGCGCGAGCGGTGCGATCTCATTGCGATGTCCACGCACGGGCATCGCTTCTTCTCCGATCTCATCTACGGCAGCGTCGCCGACGGCGTCCGCCACAAGTCCGATGTGCCGGTGCTGCTCGTGCGCGGTTCCAAGGTCCCGCGATCGACGTCCGAGGCGCCGTTCAAGCCCGCCGAACCGCGCACCTCTTGA
- a CDS encoding CoA pyrophosphatase, with protein MSLGAGNPLGNDDSAASVLFRPLVARLRERLQTRATVEIETGAGGRRAAVALVLRAREREPVELLMIKRATYAGDPWSGHFALPGGRQEPGETIEQTVVRETREETALDLSRSGAILGRLDDVQPRTVALPRLVITPFVGVVAGDAALTLSDEVAEAFWVPVDALRAPEATREVVLELTGGPRRVPTYQHGGRTIWGLTERILRQFLALTSTE; from the coding sequence GTGTCGCTCGGCGCCGGCAATCCGTTAGGCAACGACGATTCTGCCGCATCGGTCCTGTTCCGGCCGCTCGTTGCCCGGCTCCGCGAGCGGTTGCAGACGCGCGCGACGGTCGAGATCGAAACAGGCGCCGGGGGACGACGAGCGGCGGTGGCACTGGTGCTCAGGGCGCGCGAGCGGGAACCGGTGGAACTGCTCATGATCAAACGCGCCACCTACGCCGGCGATCCATGGAGCGGACACTTCGCGCTGCCTGGCGGACGCCAGGAGCCGGGAGAAACGATCGAGCAAACTGTCGTGCGCGAGACGCGCGAGGAAACCGCACTCGATCTGTCGCGCAGCGGAGCGATTCTCGGTCGCCTGGACGACGTGCAGCCGCGGACGGTTGCACTGCCGCGACTCGTAATCACCCCGTTCGTCGGCGTCGTGGCCGGTGACGCTGCGCTGACGCTGAGCGACGAAGTTGCTGAAGCGTTCTGGGTTCCCGTGGATGCCCTGCGGGCGCCGGAGGCGACACGCGAGGTAGTGCTCGAACTGACGGGCGGTCCGCGGCGCGTGCCGACCTATCAGCACGGCGGCCGCACCATCTGGGGCCTAACGGAGCGCATCCTGCGGCAGTTTCTGGCGCTCACATCGACCGAGTGA
- a CDS encoding rhodanese-like domain-containing protein: MAHDAEKGYREVPASAVIEMQRRGDEVTFVDVREQHEWNLFRIAGAIHIPVARVRDEAPRRLQTDRTILLYCARGGRAATAAATLAELGFANVLSLEGGLMAWVNAGGALEE, translated from the coding sequence ATGGCGCACGATGCAGAGAAGGGATACCGTGAGGTGCCGGCGTCAGCTGTAATCGAAATGCAGCGGCGTGGCGACGAGGTCACGTTCGTCGACGTGCGCGAGCAGCACGAGTGGAACTTATTTCGGATCGCCGGCGCCATTCACATCCCCGTCGCCCGCGTGCGCGACGAAGCTCCTCGGCGCCTCCAGACAGATCGGACCATCCTATTGTATTGCGCACGCGGCGGCCGGGCCGCGACGGCGGCGGCAACGCTGGCCGAGCTGGGGTTCGCCAACGTACTTTCACTCGAGGGCGGGCTCATGGCGTGGGTGAACGCCGGCGGAGCATTGGAGGAGTAG
- a CDS encoding glycosyltransferase family 2 protein: MLTLALVAAAPWVVIPIVAIWRARGDPSLDREPVADADAPKVSVIIPARNEASNIAACVQSILLSHYPSLEVIVVDDHSADDTLAIARVMATIHHRVTAIEAPPLPDGWFGKQWACERGAAVASGDILCFTDADTRHGRELLARTVHRLKRCEMDFVSVLGRQVMLTFWERLIQPQVFAMLSMRFGGARAVNESRRAVDKLANGQYMLLTRAAYDEVGGHAAVRDQVAEDLALAQRLFEHGKRTELVEGRNHLSTRMYTSFGTLVRGWMKNIYAGGVRATPFGSTGRALLPLALLAGPAASLAPVVVLILSAFGLVSSDWFVWSLIATIATLLWWGQVYVRAPIVGVSRALRFAALYPLGSLILGYIVIRAVVRGRRVEWRGREYVSG, translated from the coding sequence GTGTTGACGCTTGCGCTCGTCGCCGCAGCGCCGTGGGTCGTCATTCCCATCGTCGCGATCTGGCGCGCGAGGGGTGATCCGTCGCTCGACCGTGAGCCGGTCGCCGACGCTGACGCACCGAAGGTTTCCGTCATCATTCCTGCCCGCAACGAAGCGTCGAACATCGCCGCCTGCGTCCAATCGATTTTGCTGTCGCACTATCCATCGCTCGAGGTGATCGTTGTCGACGATCACTCGGCGGACGACACGCTGGCCATCGCCCGGGTGATGGCCACCATCCACCATCGCGTGACCGCGATCGAGGCGCCGCCGTTGCCGGACGGCTGGTTCGGGAAGCAGTGGGCGTGCGAGCGCGGAGCTGCCGTGGCCTCGGGCGACATCTTGTGCTTCACCGACGCCGATACGCGACATGGCCGCGAGCTGTTGGCGAGGACGGTACACCGCCTGAAGCGGTGCGAAATGGATTTCGTGAGCGTTCTGGGGCGTCAGGTGATGTTGACGTTCTGGGAACGGCTGATTCAGCCGCAGGTCTTCGCGATGCTGTCGATGCGTTTTGGAGGCGCGCGCGCGGTGAATGAATCGCGGCGAGCGGTCGACAAGCTTGCGAACGGGCAGTACATGCTGCTTACGCGCGCTGCGTACGACGAGGTAGGCGGTCACGCCGCGGTGCGCGATCAGGTTGCCGAAGACCTGGCGTTGGCGCAGCGTCTCTTCGAGCATGGCAAGCGTACCGAGCTCGTCGAAGGTCGCAACCATCTGTCGACGCGGATGTACACCTCGTTCGGCACGCTCGTCCGCGGCTGGATGAAGAATATTTACGCCGGCGGCGTGCGTGCAACGCCGTTTGGATCGACCGGGCGTGCACTCTTACCGCTCGCACTTCTGGCTGGTCCGGCCGCCAGTTTGGCGCCGGTGGTCGTGCTGATCCTCTCGGCGTTTGGCCTGGTGTCCAGCGACTGGTTTGTGTGGTCGCTCATCGCGACCATCGCAACGCTGCTCTGGTGGGGCCAGGTGTACGTGCGCGCACCGATCGTCGGTGTGTCGCGAGCGCTGCGCTTCGCGGCGCTTTACCCGCTGGGGTCATTGATCTTGGGGTATATCGTCATCCGCGCGGTGGTGCGTGGACGGCGCGTCGAATGGCGCGGCAGAGAGTACGTCTCGGGCTGA
- a CDS encoding S9 family peptidase, producing MRTLMSALCAVCVAATAPRAQDSLGNNRFALRDIFELQWAADPQISPDGRQVVYARSRYDIMKDRERSTLWLVSADGGEQRPLTSGGERNEASARWSPDGGRIAYVSNADGSSEIHVRWLASGVDGTVTHVEHGPSAPAWSPNGEFIAFAMFVPEPVKPLVTLPAKPDGADWGPPTRYTDALVYRRDGGGDVPSGHVHIFVVSADGGAPRQITSGPFDDGAPVWSPDGKTIYFSANRHPDGDYTPLNTEVYSVPVAGGAVRALTTRDGPDNSPAISPDGRMVAYTGFDDHHQGYQVTHLYVMNADGSSPREVTPNFDRDLFAPSWAADGRGIYALYDDQGDTKVGLVMLDGKVTPIVSHVGGLDIGRPYPGGSYSTSRAGRIAFTETDPDHPADVAVTGVRAGSVARLTRLNDGLFGPGGKTLGAVQEIHVKSSFDQRDVEGWVITPPGFEASHKYPLLLEIHGGPYLDYGDRWSAELQQYAAAGYVVLYMNPRGSTSYGETFGNLINHDYPDHDYDDLMSGVDAMIAKGYIDPDNLYVTGGSGGGVLSAWIVGHTHRFRAAVVQKPVINWYSWVLTTDLSEFGLTYWFTGVPWSQADTYMKYSPITYVGNVTTPTMMITGDVDYRTPSSEAEQFYEALKLRKVPAALVRVPNASHEIAATPSHMMVKIAYVLAWFKKWQGAGAQNAVGQR from the coding sequence ATGCGAACGTTGATGAGTGCACTGTGTGCGGTGTGTGTCGCGGCGACGGCGCCGCGGGCGCAGGATTCGTTAGGCAACAACCGGTTCGCGCTGCGCGACATCTTCGAGCTGCAGTGGGCGGCGGATCCGCAGATTTCGCCGGATGGGCGGCAGGTGGTGTACGCGCGATCGCGCTACGACATCATGAAGGATCGCGAGCGATCGACGCTGTGGCTCGTGAGCGCCGATGGCGGCGAGCAGCGTCCGCTGACGAGCGGCGGGGAGCGGAACGAAGCGTCGGCGCGATGGTCGCCGGACGGCGGGCGCATCGCATACGTGTCGAACGCGGACGGCTCGAGCGAAATTCACGTGCGATGGTTAGCCTCGGGGGTCGACGGCACGGTGACGCACGTGGAGCACGGGCCATCGGCGCCGGCGTGGTCGCCTAACGGGGAGTTCATCGCGTTCGCGATGTTCGTGCCGGAGCCGGTGAAGCCGTTGGTCACGCTGCCGGCGAAGCCGGATGGCGCCGACTGGGGGCCGCCGACGCGGTACACCGACGCGTTAGTCTACCGGCGTGATGGCGGCGGGGATGTGCCATCGGGGCACGTGCACATCTTCGTGGTGAGCGCGGACGGGGGTGCGCCGCGTCAGATCACGAGCGGGCCGTTCGACGACGGCGCGCCGGTGTGGTCGCCCGACGGCAAGACGATTTACTTTTCTGCCAACCGGCATCCGGACGGCGACTACACGCCGTTGAATACGGAGGTGTACTCGGTGCCGGTGGCGGGTGGAGCGGTGCGCGCGCTGACGACGCGCGATGGCCCCGACAATTCGCCGGCGATTTCTCCGGACGGGCGGATGGTCGCGTACACGGGATTCGACGACCACCATCAAGGCTACCAGGTGACGCACCTGTACGTGATGAACGCGGACGGGTCGTCGCCGCGCGAGGTGACGCCTAACTTCGATCGCGACCTGTTCGCGCCGTCGTGGGCGGCGGATGGGCGCGGCATTTACGCGCTCTACGATGATCAGGGCGACACGAAGGTCGGATTGGTGATGTTGGACGGGAAGGTGACCCCGATCGTCTCGCACGTCGGCGGGTTGGACATCGGCCGGCCGTATCCGGGCGGGTCGTATTCGACGTCGCGCGCGGGGCGGATCGCATTTACGGAGACCGATCCGGACCATCCGGCCGACGTGGCGGTCACGGGCGTGCGCGCCGGCTCCGTGGCTCGTCTCACGAGGCTCAACGATGGATTGTTCGGGCCGGGCGGGAAGACGTTAGGCGCGGTGCAGGAGATTCACGTCAAGTCGTCGTTCGACCAGCGCGACGTGGAGGGATGGGTGATCACGCCGCCGGGCTTCGAGGCCTCCCACAAGTATCCGCTGCTGCTCGAGATCCACGGCGGTCCGTATCTCGACTACGGCGACCGCTGGTCGGCGGAGCTGCAGCAATACGCGGCCGCGGGCTATGTCGTCCTGTACATGAACCCGCGGGGCAGCACCAGCTACGGCGAGACGTTCGGCAATCTCATCAACCACGACTACCCGGACCACGACTACGACGATCTGATGTCGGGCGTGGACGCGATGATCGCGAAAGGGTACATCGACCCCGACAATCTCTACGTCACGGGCGGCAGCGGCGGCGGGGTGCTCTCGGCGTGGATCGTGGGCCATACGCACCGGTTCCGCGCGGCGGTCGTACAGAAGCCGGTGATCAACTGGTACAGCTGGGTGTTGACGACCGACCTGTCCGAGTTCGGCCTAACGTACTGGTTCACTGGCGTGCCGTGGTCGCAGGCCGACACCTACATGAAATATTCGCCGATCACCTACGTGGGCAACGTGACGACGCCGACGATGATGATCACCGGCGATGTCGACTACCGGACGCCGAGCTCCGAAGCCGAGCAATTCTACGAGGCGCTCAAGCTTCGCAAGGTGCCGGCGGCGCTGGTGCGTGTGCCTAACGCATCGCACGAAATCGCGGCGACACCGAGCCACATGATGGTGAAGATTGCCTACGTGCTGGCGTGGTTCAAGAAATGGCAAGGCGCCGGCGCGCAGAACGCGGTGGGTCAGCGCTAA
- a CDS encoding DNA methyltransferase produces MRSLESFAALLAAASSTAGLSAIATEIGFPPHTIRLDPDLQSTLGLPNAVRSARLASGRGALRTILVECEHDTPLRTVATTIAQHCSAHAPQLLWLLIATQYNGCDLTIATWSADRSKPRVVALHVDRTHIVPSDAETLAALAATAAEPDILAHSAWLDTLGRDALSRKFYRNLQLVVANLAASATLGATRVTTTERSDLALLYISRLLFLSFIQTKGWLDHDRRFLHNTFARCMERGGNYHSRTLLPLFFGTLNTPPRARASTARAFGRIPFLNGGLFARTALERRYPQLRFPDHTLGAVFGELLSKYRFSPREESANWSEAAVDPEMLGKAFESLMEANSRRASGAFYTPRRLVATVSRAVLAHALAVDAVAPDTARAALDGLMPNAEDRRRLADRCARITVLDPACGSGAFLVHILEELAALRARLGDHRPPWQIRRDMLTKSIFGVDINPTAVWLCELRLWLSVVIDCDTHDPMLVPPLPNLDRHIRVGDSLAGDTFEPPATTTWRGGPRLAQLRERYARSSGRRKHTLQRTLDRAERTLVIAHLERQLAASSARRRDILSALRGRDLFGTRTTPASVARQRLAAERDRTRALSAALRDVRNGGALPFAWVTHFPDVARLGGFTTILGNPPWVRLHRIPTSARLELRRRFASYRNAAWPRGASAARATLGFAAQVDLAALFTERALALLQPAGTLALLLPSKLWRALAGGGLRAQIHQQAHIVSLEDWSDAPNQFEAAVYPSLLVAERLRQPATREKLHEIRDISTTVHRPNRTTHWCMPHHRLALDLDPASPWLLAPPAVRDAFDLLAKEGIPLVESALGPPQLGVKCGLNEAFIVRTTDSDTMIATVDDGTRTGRIERTLLRPLLRGEHLAAWRREPSRNGESIVWTHDARGAPLRTLPPLAHTWLARWRGSLSRRADARTHAPWWTLFRTAAAASELARVVWADVGRTPRALVLMPNDPTIALNSCYLLPCRDPRDAHALAALMNSPLVAAWLALIAEPARGGYRRFLAWTIALLPTPRSWNRARDILAPIAQRAHRGQPPDSDELLDATLRAYNVRRSDIDPLLQWTSS; encoded by the coding sequence GTGCGCTCCCTCGAATCTTTCGCCGCCCTCCTCGCCGCCGCCAGCTCCACCGCCGGCCTCTCCGCCATCGCCACCGAGATCGGATTCCCCCCACACACCATCCGCCTCGACCCTGACCTCCAATCCACCCTCGGCTTGCCCAACGCCGTACGCTCGGCCCGCCTCGCGTCCGGCCGCGGCGCACTCCGCACCATCCTCGTCGAATGCGAACACGATACACCACTCCGCACCGTCGCCACTACCATCGCCCAACACTGCTCCGCCCACGCACCGCAATTGCTGTGGCTCCTCATCGCCACACAATACAACGGATGCGATCTAACGATCGCTACGTGGTCCGCCGACCGATCCAAACCACGCGTCGTCGCCCTCCACGTCGATCGCACTCACATCGTCCCCAGCGACGCTGAAACACTCGCCGCACTCGCCGCTACAGCCGCCGAACCCGATATCCTCGCCCACTCCGCCTGGCTCGATACACTCGGCCGCGATGCGCTCAGCAGAAAGTTCTATCGAAACCTCCAACTCGTCGTCGCCAACCTCGCCGCGTCAGCTACCCTCGGCGCCACACGGGTCACAACAACCGAACGGTCCGACCTCGCACTTCTCTACATCTCCCGACTGCTCTTCCTCAGCTTCATCCAAACAAAAGGATGGCTCGACCACGATCGACGCTTCCTCCACAATACGTTCGCCCGCTGCATGGAACGCGGCGGCAATTACCACTCACGCACCCTCCTTCCACTGTTCTTCGGCACCCTCAATACACCACCCCGCGCACGCGCGTCCACCGCTCGAGCCTTCGGACGCATTCCATTCCTCAACGGCGGCCTCTTTGCCCGCACCGCCCTCGAACGTCGCTACCCCCAACTCCGATTCCCCGACCATACCCTCGGCGCCGTCTTCGGAGAATTGCTGTCAAAGTACCGCTTCTCTCCCCGCGAAGAATCCGCCAATTGGTCGGAAGCGGCCGTCGACCCGGAAATGCTAGGCAAAGCGTTCGAATCGCTCATGGAGGCCAACAGCCGCCGCGCCTCCGGCGCGTTCTACACACCACGCCGCCTCGTCGCTACGGTTAGTCGAGCCGTCCTCGCACACGCGCTCGCTGTGGATGCTGTCGCGCCCGATACCGCGCGCGCCGCACTCGATGGGCTCATGCCTAACGCAGAAGACCGCCGCCGCCTCGCCGACCGCTGCGCCCGCATCACCGTCCTCGATCCCGCCTGCGGCAGCGGCGCATTCCTCGTCCACATCCTCGAGGAGCTCGCCGCCCTCCGCGCCCGCCTCGGCGACCACCGCCCGCCATGGCAAATCCGCCGCGATATGCTCACAAAATCCATCTTCGGCGTCGACATCAATCCCACCGCCGTCTGGCTCTGCGAGCTCCGCCTCTGGCTCTCCGTGGTCATCGATTGCGACACACACGATCCAATGCTCGTCCCGCCACTCCCAAACCTCGATCGCCATATCCGCGTCGGAGACTCGCTCGCCGGCGATACGTTCGAACCACCCGCCACCACCACATGGCGCGGCGGCCCACGACTCGCCCAACTCCGCGAACGCTACGCCCGCTCCAGCGGACGCCGTAAGCACACGCTGCAGCGCACGCTCGATCGCGCCGAACGCACGCTCGTCATTGCCCACCTCGAGCGACAACTCGCCGCCTCCTCCGCGCGTCGACGAGACATCCTCAGCGCCCTGCGCGGACGCGACCTCTTCGGCACTCGCACTACCCCCGCATCCGTGGCGCGCCAACGCCTCGCCGCAGAACGCGACCGAACCCGCGCACTGTCAGCCGCCCTTCGCGACGTGCGCAACGGAGGCGCGCTGCCCTTCGCCTGGGTCACCCACTTCCCCGACGTCGCTCGCCTCGGCGGCTTCACCACCATACTCGGCAACCCCCCGTGGGTACGGCTACACCGCATCCCAACCTCCGCACGCCTCGAGCTGCGCCGACGCTTTGCCTCCTACCGCAACGCGGCCTGGCCCCGCGGCGCCTCCGCCGCCCGCGCAACACTCGGCTTCGCCGCACAGGTCGACCTCGCCGCGCTCTTCACCGAACGCGCGCTCGCTTTGCTGCAACCCGCTGGCACCCTCGCCCTCCTTCTTCCATCAAAACTGTGGCGCGCCCTCGCTGGCGGCGGCCTCCGCGCCCAGATCCATCAACAGGCACACATCGTATCCCTCGAAGATTGGAGCGATGCGCCAAACCAATTCGAAGCCGCCGTCTATCCCTCCCTCCTCGTCGCCGAACGACTCCGGCAACCTGCCACACGCGAAAAACTCCACGAGATCCGCGACATCAGCACAACCGTCCACCGGCCTAACCGTACCACGCACTGGTGCATGCCGCATCACCGGCTGGCGCTTGACCTGGATCCTGCCAGCCCATGGCTGCTCGCACCCCCGGCCGTCCGCGACGCCTTCGATCTCCTCGCCAAAGAAGGAATCCCCCTCGTCGAGAGCGCGCTCGGCCCACCGCAACTCGGAGTCAAGTGTGGGTTGAACGAAGCCTTCATCGTACGAACCACCGACTCGGACACAATGATCGCGACCGTCGACGACGGCACACGAACCGGTCGCATCGAACGGACCCTCCTGCGCCCGCTCCTGCGCGGCGAACACCTGGCCGCATGGCGACGCGAGCCAAGCAGAAACGGCGAGTCCATCGTATGGACACACGACGCGCGCGGCGCACCGCTCCGAACGCTGCCGCCCCTCGCCCACACGTGGCTCGCCCGCTGGCGCGGGTCGCTCTCCCGCCGCGCCGATGCGCGCACACACGCACCCTGGTGGACGCTGTTCCGTACCGCCGCCGCCGCGAGCGAGCTCGCGCGCGTCGTGTGGGCCGATGTCGGGCGCACGCCGCGCGCACTCGTGCTCATGCCTAACGATCCGACCATCGCGCTCAATAGTTGCTACCTGCTGCCGTGCCGCGACCCGCGCGACGCCCACGCGCTCGCCGCATTGATGAATTCGCCGCTCGTTGCCGCATGGCTGGCCCTCATCGCCGAACCGGCCCGCGGCGGCTACCGACGCTTCCTCGCGTGGACCATCGCGCTTCTCCCCACGCCCCGCTCCTGGAACCGCGCCCGCGACATCCTCGCACCCATCGCCCAGCGCGCGCATCGCGGCCAACCCCCCGACAGCGACGAATTGCTCGACGCCACGCTCCGCGCCTACAACGTCCGACGATCCGACATCGACCCGCTCCTCCAATGGACCAGTTCCTGA